Proteins encoded in a region of the Flavobacteriaceae bacterium HL-DH10 genome:
- a CDS encoding MFS transporter — MKKIFSYENGLVALMSLVFGCLFFDRLALNFLIPFVVKDIPLSDTQIGLLAGVLSLAWAFSSYFSTAWAETNNKKKLVFVAAVVVFSLCSFGTGIAMSFAGLLVARLVMGVSEGAVIPLAQNFVEKESSANRLGLNAGILQGVGSALFGSILAPVILVAIAENLGWRNAFYIAGIPGLLLGVLSWIYVKKSTAESLGKKEDTSIHFKELLKYNNVKWGIPVACCVFGWWFATLPFISKYFVEVQGMSPDQMGKTMGLLGVSGLLASIIVPALSDKFGRKNIMFIFMFLGILYPFAVYFLNGTMFHLPAMFITYFMMGCLAMIAAVIPSEAVPPPLRAKAMGLIMGVGEIVGGVIVPSIAGVLSDKIDSSAFLWVSATMALLGVLFTFKLKETLGQHKEFPHYLDN; from the coding sequence ATGAAAAAAATATTCTCATACGAAAACGGGCTGGTGGCTCTAATGTCTCTTGTCTTTGGTTGCCTGTTTTTTGATAGGTTAGCTCTTAATTTTTTAATTCCATTCGTAGTCAAAGATATTCCATTGAGCGATACCCAAATTGGACTTTTGGCAGGAGTCTTATCTTTGGCTTGGGCATTCTCAAGCTATTTTTCAACGGCTTGGGCTGAGACCAATAACAAAAAGAAACTGGTTTTTGTTGCTGCTGTAGTTGTTTTTTCGTTATGTTCTTTCGGTACGGGTATCGCCATGTCGTTTGCCGGCTTACTAGTAGCAAGACTTGTAATGGGTGTTTCAGAAGGTGCAGTAATTCCACTAGCGCAAAACTTTGTAGAAAAAGAATCGTCTGCTAATCGATTGGGATTAAATGCAGGCATATTGCAAGGTGTAGGTTCGGCTTTATTTGGTTCTATTTTAGCACCTGTTATTTTAGTAGCCATTGCCGAAAATTTAGGTTGGCGAAATGCCTTTTATATAGCTGGAATACCAGGATTGTTATTAGGTGTGTTATCTTGGATTTATGTAAAAAAATCTACTGCTGAAAGTTTAGGGAAAAAAGAAGATACATCCATTCATTTTAAAGAATTATTAAAATACAACAATGTTAAATGGGGTATACCTGTGGCTTGCTGTGTTTTTGGTTGGTGGTTTGCTACATTACCTTTTATATCAAAATATTTTGTTGAAGTGCAAGGTATGAGTCCAGACCAAATGGGAAAAACCATGGGGCTTTTAGGGGTTTCAGGGTTGTTGGCATCTATTATTGTGCCTGCGCTCTCCGATAAATTTGGTCGTAAAAACATCATGTTTATATTCATGTTTTTGGGTATTCTTTATCCTTTTGCGGTCTATTTTTTAAATGGCACGATGTTTCATTTACCAGCCATGTTTATCACTTATTTTATGATGGGGTGTTTAGCAATGATTGCCGCTGTTATTCCTTCAGAAGCTGTTCCGCCACCACTACGGGCAAAGGCTATGGGTTTGATTATGGGCGTTGGCGAAATAGTTGGAGGGGTTATAGTGCCATCAATTGCAGGTGTGTTATCCGATAAGATAGACTCTTCTGCATTTTTATGGGTGTCGGCTACAATGGCCTTATTAGGTGTGCTTTTTACTTTTAAATTGAAGGAAACTTTAGGGCAGCATAAAGAGTTTCCGCATTATTTAGATAATTAA
- a CDS encoding O-methyltransferase: MMIDFDIKVQSVLTTYHKRIATENKLMQTLPLEEGMKMRDEFLLPVGREVGQFLNALIKGSKAKTILEIGTSYGYSTLWLAEAARANKGKVITLENNPEKVVYAKEKIEEAGLIQFVDFRVGDALESIENATETFDFVLLDIWKELYVECFDLFYSKLNKGAWVLGDNMLLPPHSTKETNAYRKSITNKKTFTSILMPIGSGIEVSHYKNYEYEI; this comes from the coding sequence ATGATGATAGATTTTGACATAAAAGTACAGTCCGTATTAACTACATATCATAAACGCATAGCAACTGAAAATAAATTAATGCAAACATTGCCCCTAGAGGAAGGCATGAAAATGCGTGATGAATTTTTACTTCCCGTAGGTAGGGAAGTTGGCCAGTTTTTAAATGCCTTAATAAAAGGCAGTAAGGCCAAAACAATATTGGAGATAGGAACTTCCTATGGGTATTCAACACTTTGGTTGGCAGAAGCAGCAAGAGCAAATAAAGGGAAAGTAATAACCCTAGAGAATAATCCTGAAAAAGTGGTATATGCTAAAGAAAAAATAGAGGAAGCTGGTTTAATACAATTTGTCGATTTTAGGGTAGGAGATGCTCTAGAAAGTATAGAAAATGCTACTGAAACTTTTGATTTTGTGTTGTTGGATATTTGGAAAGAACTGTATGTAGAATGCTTTGATTTGTTCTATTCTAAATTAAATAAAGGAGCTTGGGTTTTAGGTGATAATATGCTTTTGCCACCACATTCAACAAAGGAAACAAATGCATATAGAAAAAGTATAACTAACAAGAAAACATTTACATCTATCCTCATGCCTATTGGTAGCGGAATAGAAGTGAGTCATTATAAGAATTATGAATATGAGATTTAA
- a CDS encoding cupin domain-containing protein — protein sequence MANKTRRIVTGHDKNGKAVFVDDNAFQLEIIPTGDAAMATIWTTATVPADCNDETDGRLRDAGTTLQGGSVIRMVDMLPGTSSPMHRSNSIDYGIVLSGEIELELDDKVFKTIGPEGIIIQNGTIHKWRNPSETEVCRILFVLIEAKPFELNGKPFPEVMEH from the coding sequence ATGGCCAATAAAACAAGAAGAATAGTAACGGGGCACGATAAAAACGGTAAGGCTGTTTTTGTGGACGACAATGCCTTTCAGCTAGAAATCATTCCTACTGGCGACGCTGCGATGGCCACAATTTGGACCACCGCAACGGTCCCCGCAGATTGCAACGATGAAACCGATGGGCGTTTGCGCGATGCAGGTACCACCCTACAAGGCGGTTCCGTTATCAGGATGGTTGACATGCTGCCTGGGACTTCTTCGCCAATGCACCGCAGCAACAGTATCGACTATGGCATTGTGTTGAGTGGTGAAATAGAATTGGAATTGGATGATAAAGTGTTCAAAACCATTGGGCCGGAAGGCATCATCATTCAAAATGGTACCATCCATAAATGGCGCAACCCCAGTGAGACCGAAGTGTGCAGGATTTTGTTTGTTTTAATTGAAGCAAAGCCTTTTGAGTTAAATGGCAAACCATTTCCTGAAGTTATGGAACATTAA
- a CDS encoding VOC family protein: MARNPHYFSQMAHVEVLTKDLEKSVHFFGDIVGMDITGREENSVYLRAWGDYFHHTLKLTQSNESGLGHIGWRADSPEALEDAVQYLESIGAGRGWYDGDQGHGKAFKFQSPEGHMHEVFWDVEWLREEGERGSIYADRYASNRGKGANPRRFDHVTYMVSKGAYELEKAFWKELGFKNPDEIRISDDMPPIGGLHTLANLSHDIAVFTDPNIEPKAGVLNHICWNVDSREEVLLALDYFTEKGYKSVMGAPTRHKADEGFFIYIIDPGSGVLFEYYACARLVFAPDHLDVHYLKDNPNDAWGFANPFKEMGKGKKAGLSEDGTVKPMDV, from the coding sequence ATGGCAAGAAATCCACATTATTTTTCACAAATGGCACATGTAGAAGTGCTTACTAAAGATTTAGAAAAATCAGTACACTTCTTTGGTGATATAGTTGGTATGGATATAACTGGAAGAGAGGAAAATTCAGTTTATTTACGAGCATGGGGAGATTATTTCCATCATACCTTAAAGTTAACACAAAGCAATGAATCTGGTCTTGGTCATATAGGTTGGAGAGCTGATAGTCCTGAAGCTTTAGAAGATGCAGTACAATATCTAGAAAGCATTGGTGCTGGTAGAGGATGGTACGATGGTGATCAAGGTCACGGAAAAGCATTTAAATTTCAATCACCAGAAGGACATATGCATGAAGTGTTTTGGGATGTAGAATGGTTACGAGAAGAAGGTGAACGCGGAAGTATTTATGCAGATAGATATGCTAGTAATAGAGGTAAAGGAGCGAACCCAAGACGGTTTGATCATGTAACTTATATGGTGTCTAAGGGGGCTTATGAATTAGAAAAAGCATTTTGGAAAGAATTGGGCTTTAAGAATCCCGATGAAATTAGGATTTCAGATGATATGCCACCAATAGGTGGGCTACATACATTAGCAAACTTATCCCATGATATTGCTGTTTTTACAGATCCTAATATTGAGCCAAAGGCAGGTGTTCTAAATCATATTTGTTGGAATGTGGATAGTAGAGAGGAAGTTTTATTAGCTTTAGATTATTTCACAGAAAAAGGGTATAAGAGTGTTATGGGCGCACCAACAAGACATAAAGCAGATGAAGGATTCTTTATTTATATTATCGATCCAGGAAGTGGTGTCTTGTTTGAATATTACGCTTGTGCAAGATTGGTTTTTGCACCAGATCATTTAGACGTACACTATTTAAAAGATAACCCAAATGATGCTTGGGGATTTGCTAACCCTTTTAAAGAAATGGGTAAAGGTAAAAAAGCAGGTCTTTCTGAAGATGGTACCGTAAAACCTATGGATGTATAA
- a CDS encoding DUF6503 family protein gives MKILNTTWNCCILLIVFFLVSCKQKEVQIENSVKQKTEMKNVPLADLRTAALKDGLDSLELEKGQELLHQLENASGGFDKWNHYKTGEFIMTADWYGNETNWTTNPQKFSMVCELGTYNSELTLLNGPQKDNTWKIKNDKSYAINKEGNQSLDMNEMILHKNRYKSYWFQLPFRLREASIIASAGEKTINNVNYDVLFITWKSVEPNPEYDQYMIYLNKDTHLISCLEFTLREAHPMATGVSKFENYKEQNGIVLPTSQYITQGTLDKPRTKLHENHISEFYFEPVRHN, from the coding sequence ATGAAAATTCTAAACACAACATGGAATTGCTGTATTCTGCTTATTGTTTTCTTTTTGGTTTCATGCAAACAAAAAGAAGTACAAATTGAGAATTCTGTAAAGCAAAAGACTGAAATGAAAAATGTGCCTTTAGCAGATTTGCGAACGGCTGCTTTAAAAGATGGCTTAGATTCCTTGGAATTGGAAAAAGGACAAGAATTATTACATCAATTAGAAAATGCAAGTGGTGGTTTTGATAAGTGGAATCATTATAAAACGGGAGAATTTATAATGACTGCGGATTGGTATGGAAATGAAACCAATTGGACTACCAACCCACAAAAATTCAGTATGGTTTGCGAATTGGGAACTTATAATAGTGAGCTTACTTTACTAAATGGTCCTCAAAAGGACAATACTTGGAAAATAAAGAATGATAAATCTTATGCTATTAATAAAGAAGGAAATCAATCTTTAGATATGAATGAGATGATTCTTCATAAAAACAGATATAAAAGTTATTGGTTTCAATTGCCGTTTCGCTTAAGAGAAGCATCAATAATAGCCTCGGCTGGTGAAAAAACAATTAATAATGTTAATTATGATGTATTGTTTATAACATGGAAAAGTGTTGAACCCAACCCAGAATATGATCAATACATGATTTATTTAAATAAAGACACTCATTTAATAAGTTGCTTAGAGTTTACGTTAAGGGAAGCGCACCCAATGGCTACAGGGGTAAGTAAGTTTGAAAATTACAAAGAGCAAAATGGAATTGTTTTGCCAACATCGCAATACATAACTCAAGGCACTTTAGATAAACCTAGAACCAAATTACATGAAAATCATATTTCTGAATTTTATTTTGAACCCGTTAGGCATAATTGA
- a CDS encoding DUF3861 domain-containing protein, whose protein sequence is MMNKRTNKYRIKLELLETAKADETVYEPIELEFDNHDNIFVIIERMKNRDLFETKQQAVEFAIGLKMFSEVMLKNRKIELFSDFRPAFSEFMKKLKGTK, encoded by the coding sequence ATGATGAATAAAAGAACGAATAAATATAGAATAAAACTTGAGTTGCTAGAAACAGCAAAGGCAGATGAAACGGTTTACGAGCCAATAGAATTAGAATTTGACAATCACGATAATATTTTTGTGATTATCGAAAGGATGAAAAACCGAGATTTATTTGAAACCAAACAGCAAGCTGTTGAGTTTGCTATTGGTTTAAAAATGTTTAGCGAAGTGATGCTGAAGAATAGAAAGATAGAATTGTTTTCTGATTTCAGGCCTGCTTTTAGTGAGTTTATGAAAAAGCTTAAGGGGACAAAATAA
- a CDS encoding SDR family oxidoreductase: protein MRFKDKVCLVTGASSGIGKATAMAFAKEGGRVVVSDVNVEQGERVVNEIGSIGGKAIFVKCDISKREDVEHLVKKTVDEFGRLDCAVNSAGIAGNLSLPTHEYPEDAWLQQININLTGTWYCVKYQLQEMLKTGGGNIVCVSSAAGLVGQPENVPYAASKHGVVGIVKSAAIEYATKNIRINAICPTAIETPMLMEGRRKLAYNPEAKEEAINHQRMKRMGQPQEVADVALWLCSNQSTFITGHAMAVDGGAFA, encoded by the coding sequence ATGAGATTTAAAGATAAAGTATGTTTAGTTACAGGAGCTTCCTCGGGTATAGGGAAAGCAACAGCTATGGCTTTTGCTAAGGAAGGAGGTCGGGTAGTGGTTTCCGATGTGAATGTAGAGCAGGGCGAACGCGTTGTAAATGAAATAGGTTCAATCGGCGGGAAAGCCATATTTGTAAAATGTGATATTTCAAAACGAGAAGACGTTGAACATTTGGTTAAGAAAACGGTTGATGAATTTGGAAGATTGGATTGTGCCGTTAATTCCGCAGGAATAGCTGGTAATTTGTCTCTGCCAACCCATGAATATCCTGAAGATGCTTGGTTGCAACAAATAAACATTAATCTTACAGGAACTTGGTACTGTGTTAAATATCAATTGCAAGAAATGTTAAAAACGGGTGGTGGTAACATAGTTTGTGTGTCCTCGGCAGCGGGTTTGGTTGGTCAACCAGAAAATGTGCCTTATGCTGCTTCTAAGCACGGGGTGGTTGGAATTGTAAAAAGTGCCGCTATTGAGTATGCAACCAAAAACATTCGCATAAATGCCATATGTCCAACAGCTATAGAAACACCAATGCTTATGGAGGGGCGACGCAAGTTGGCCTATAATCCAGAGGCAAAAGAAGAAGCAATTAATCATCAACGGATGAAACGTATGGGACAACCACAAGAAGTAGCCGATGTAGCTCTTTGGTTATGTTCTAACCAATCAACTTTTATTACAGGTCATGCTATGGCTGTTGATGGAGGTGCTTTTGCGTAA